One part of the Desulfovibrio sp. TomC genome encodes these proteins:
- a CDS encoding MotE family protein, whose product MSWLERVSGRIAPRATKVLGIFVMLAAIKLGILVFMGLDLLLPDPPVQVAQRSILPAPFAGPTPVLAQQKPGNPLPPATVPPSATPPANTSGAPDSNALLKRQDELDQREQALKSLEAELNSRVAKLKEMETSIKGMLEEAKGVKDQKLKHLIDVYSNMNAKQAAKVLETLDNGIAVKILAGMRGRQAGDVLNNMEAKKAAGLTEMLTKIQLPPQDGAGPGAM is encoded by the coding sequence TTGTCGTGGCTTGAGCGCGTCTCCGGCCGCATTGCCCCCCGGGCCACCAAGGTGCTCGGTATTTTCGTCATGCTGGCGGCCATCAAGCTTGGCATCCTGGTCTTTATGGGGCTGGATCTGCTCTTGCCCGATCCGCCGGTCCAGGTGGCCCAGCGTTCCATCCTGCCGGCTCCCTTTGCCGGCCCGACGCCGGTGTTGGCCCAGCAGAAGCCGGGCAATCCCCTGCCGCCGGCCACCGTGCCGCCAAGTGCCACGCCTCCGGCCAATACCTCCGGCGCACCCGATTCCAATGCCCTGCTCAAACGCCAGGATGAGCTGGATCAGCGCGAACAGGCGCTCAAAAGCCTTGAGGCCGAACTCAACTCCCGGGTGGCCAAGCTCAAGGAGATGGAGACGAGCATCAAGGGCATGCTCGAAGAGGCCAAGGGCGTCAAAGACCAGAAGCTCAAGCACCTGATCGACGTCTATTCCAACATGAACGCCAAGCAGGCGGCCAAGGTTCTTGAAACCCTGGACAACGGCATCGCAGTCAAAATTCTGGCAGGGATGCGCGGTCGTCAGGCCGGCGACGTGCTCAACAACATGGAAGCCAAGAAAGCGGCCGGACTGACCGAAATGTTGACCAAGATCCAGCTGCCGCCCCAGGACGGGGCCGGCCCGGGCGCCATGTAA
- a CDS encoding SAM hydrolase/SAM-dependent halogenase family protein: MQTAPLIALLTDFGLADPYVGQMKSVLLSAAPGVPVVDISHGVGMGDVAQASFFLAATLPWLPPGAVVAAVVDPGVGTSRRAVVAEMDSRLVVAPDNGLLTLALARGQGVRAYDVTPRVTPASATFHGRDVFAPLAARLAMGETVAALGYVLSLGELTVLPGLSAERQGNLVSARVLSVDGFGNVVTSCDDGTVGGGWGRTELVVPVSRRLVRAVTYADIGPGEVGLLVGSQGYLELAVNGGSAAAVLGLSRGEGLELLLPAGLHENH, from the coding sequence ATGCAGACCGCGCCGCTCATTGCCTTGCTAACGGACTTCGGCCTGGCCGACCCGTATGTCGGCCAGATGAAATCGGTTCTGTTGTCGGCCGCGCCCGGGGTGCCTGTGGTGGACATCAGCCATGGGGTGGGCATGGGGGATGTGGCGCAGGCGTCGTTTTTCCTGGCGGCGACGCTGCCGTGGTTGCCGCCCGGGGCGGTGGTGGCGGCGGTGGTGGACCCCGGGGTGGGCACGTCGCGGCGGGCAGTCGTGGCAGAGATGGACTCGCGGCTGGTGGTGGCTCCGGACAATGGCCTTTTGACCTTGGCCTTGGCCCGGGGGCAGGGGGTGCGGGCCTATGACGTGACGCCCCGGGTGACGCCGGCCAGCGCAACGTTTCACGGCCGGGACGTCTTTGCGCCGCTGGCGGCTCGGCTGGCTATGGGCGAGACGGTTGCGGCGCTCGGCTATGTCCTGTCCCTTGGCGAGTTAACAGTATTGCCGGGGTTGTCGGCCGAGCGGCAAGGGAATCTTGTCTCGGCCCGGGTGTTGTCCGTGGACGGGTTTGGCAATGTGGTCACGAGTTGCGACGACGGGACTGTTGGCGGAGGCTGGGGGCGGACGGAGTTGGTTGTGCCGGTTTCGCGGCGGCTTGTCCGGGCCGTGACCTATGCGGACATCGGTCCTGGGGAGGTCGGGCTGTTGGTCGGCAGCCAGGGCTATCTGGAGTTGGCCGTGAACGGCGGATCGGCAGCGGCGGTCTTGGGTCTGTCGCGGGGCGAGGGGTTGGAATTGTTGTTGCCGGCGGGATTACATGAAAATCATTAG
- the fliJ gene encoding flagellar export protein FliJ codes for MAKPFRFNLERVLDVRTQLEERAKMEFGKAMAACTEKKQQIHRLENEKNARESSMSQKAVVTPEELWLWQAYRTRLVDDIRQAHVQLAELDEVRERCRRTLVTRAKDKKLLDKLKSNKAERHAQEERLAEQNENDDMASIRYQPPVL; via the coding sequence ATGGCCAAGCCTTTTCGATTCAATCTTGAGCGCGTCCTGGACGTCCGCACCCAATTGGAGGAGCGGGCCAAGATGGAGTTTGGCAAGGCCATGGCTGCCTGCACCGAGAAAAAGCAGCAGATCCACCGCCTGGAAAACGAGAAGAACGCCCGGGAATCCTCCATGTCCCAGAAAGCCGTGGTGACTCCCGAGGAGCTTTGGTTGTGGCAGGCCTACCGCACCCGGCTGGTGGACGACATCAGACAAGCCCATGTGCAGCTGGCCGAACTGGACGAGGTCCGGGAACGCTGTCGTCGTACCCTGGTGACTCGGGCCAAAGATAAGAAACTCCTTGATAAACTCAAATCCAATAAGGCCGAACGCCATGCCCAGGAAGAACGTCTCGCCGAGCAAAACGAAAACGACGACATGGCGTCCATCCGCTATCAGCCGCCGGTTCTCTGA
- a CDS encoding adenosylcobinamide-GDP ribazoletransferase, producing the protein MKIIRNYLAALGFLTRLGPVAVDPDMAGCVPLFPAVGATLGLVLTLPLVLGLFGGHPLAGSFAYAVANLALTRGLHLDGFADVADAWGSMARGDRFFAIMKDSRIGAFGGMALVVAVAGQACFGAELLSGGPVWLLAAAPVVGRSAAVALMRACFDIPRPGLGSLCLPGATWGNTAFAVGLGLACLLAAGGMRAAVTGTGLCALVVWRLARLARQNGGVNGDFLGAAIVGGELAVLAGGLL; encoded by the coding sequence ATGAAAATCATTAGGAATTATCTGGCGGCGCTGGGTTTCTTGACGCGCCTGGGACCGGTTGCGGTTGATCCGGACATGGCAGGCTGTGTGCCGCTTTTCCCGGCAGTGGGGGCAACCCTTGGCCTTGTCCTGACGCTGCCGCTGGTGCTTGGCCTGTTTGGCGGCCATCCGCTTGCCGGCTCGTTTGCCTACGCCGTGGCCAATCTGGCCCTCACCCGGGGGCTGCATCTCGACGGCTTTGCCGACGTGGCCGACGCCTGGGGCAGTATGGCCCGGGGCGACCGATTTTTTGCCATCATGAAGGACAGCCGTATCGGCGCATTTGGCGGCATGGCCTTGGTGGTGGCTGTGGCCGGGCAGGCCTGTTTTGGCGCTGAGCTGCTCTCGGGGGGGCCGGTGTGGCTGTTGGCGGCCGCACCCGTGGTTGGGCGGTCGGCGGCAGTGGCGCTCATGCGGGCCTGCTTTGATATTCCCCGGCCGGGCCTTGGGTCGCTGTGTCTGCCGGGGGCGACCTGGGGGAACACGGCCTTTGCGGTCGGTCTTGGTCTGGCCTGCCTGCTGGCGGCGGGCGGAATGCGGGCGGCCGTGACGGGGACGGGGCTTTGCGCCCTGGTCGTCTGGCGGCTGGCCCGGCTGGCCCGGCAAAACGGCGGGGTCAACGGCGATTTTCTGGGCGCGGCCATTGTCGGCGGCGAACTGGCTGTGTTGGCCGGGGGACTGCTGTAA
- the truA gene encoding tRNA pseudouridine(38-40) synthase TruA codes for MPRLRLTLAYDGTAFAGWQVQAPGFGRTVQGCLEEALSRLCAAPVRVHGAGRTDSGVHALGQVAHADVPKSRLGFHWQKGLNALLPKDMAVLDACEVAPDFHSRFDAVGKEYRYTLWTGAGYVLPWRRPYVWDMGRFGPFDVAAMDACAALFAGSHDFAAFQNIGTIVNTTVRHVHGVTRLPEACAHEMVWQFRAEGFLKQMVRNLMGALVAVGRGKVSPEDIRSVLTKGQRSLAPGTAPACGLCLHAVEYASDGRGHKRHLFHQPEAGQG; via the coding sequence ATGCCCCGGCTGCGTCTGACCCTGGCCTATGACGGCACGGCCTTTGCCGGCTGGCAAGTGCAGGCTCCCGGTTTTGGCCGCACGGTCCAAGGCTGCCTGGAGGAGGCGCTTTCGCGCCTGTGCGCCGCGCCTGTGCGGGTGCACGGGGCCGGGCGCACCGACTCCGGGGTGCATGCCTTGGGCCAGGTGGCCCATGCCGACGTGCCCAAATCGCGCCTCGGCTTCCACTGGCAAAAGGGGCTTAACGCCTTGCTCCCCAAGGACATGGCGGTCCTTGACGCCTGCGAGGTTGCCCCGGATTTCCATTCCCGGTTTGATGCCGTGGGCAAGGAGTACCGCTACACCCTGTGGACCGGGGCCGGTTACGTCCTGCCCTGGCGGCGGCCCTACGTCTGGGACATGGGACGTTTTGGGCCGTTTGATGTGGCGGCCATGGACGCGTGCGCCGCGCTTTTTGCCGGCAGCCACGATTTCGCGGCCTTTCAAAATATCGGCACGATCGTCAACACCACGGTACGCCATGTCCATGGCGTGACCCGGCTGCCGGAGGCCTGCGCGCACGAGATGGTTTGGCAGTTTCGGGCCGAGGGTTTTTTGAAGCAGATGGTGAGAAACCTCATGGGCGCGCTGGTGGCCGTGGGGCGCGGTAAAGTTTCCCCTGAAGATATCCGATCGGTTCTGACGAAAGGGCAAAGAAGCCTTGCGCCGGGGACCGCTCCGGCTTGCGGGCTTTGCCTGCATGCGGTGGAGTACGCATCGGATGGCCGGGGGCATAAGCGACATCTATTTCACCAGCCTGAGGCTGGCCAAGGGTGA